GACCTGCTTCAGGAGCCGGTGTGCAGGAAAGACCGGGGCTCGCGCTTCTTTTGCAGCGACACAGGGCGGGGCCTGGAGCTTTTCAGGTCGCACCGCCAGCGTCCATGCTCCAGCTTTCTCAAGGTATTTGAGCCTAGTTGATTTTCGCCTCTGCGGGGGCGGTGCAACCGTGCGCGACAAACGAGCCTGACTCATGGATGACTGCTTCGATGGATAAGAAGTACCGCAGGGCTGTTGACGCCGCCGCGATCTTTTCCGAAACCGATTTGAGCGGGCGCATCACTTACGTCAATGATCAATTCTGCAGCCTGTTTGGCTACGGTCGGGATGAGTTGCTGGGGGCAGACCACCGCGTGCTCAACTCGGGCCAACATCCCAGTGAGTTCTTCAGCGCCATGTGGCGCACCATCGTCTTGGGCAAGATCTGGAAGGGCGAGATCTGTAATCGGGCCAAGGATGGGGCGTTGCATTGGGTCGATACCACCCTGGTGCCGGTGATCGACGAAGCGACAGGGAAGATCAAGCGTTATCTGGCGATTCGTTTTGACGTCAGCGAGAAGCGTCGGTTGCTGCATTCCTTGCAATGGCGTGTCGGTCACGACGTGCTCACCGGCTTGCCCAATCGCACCTATTTATCCGAACTGCTGGACCAGGCCCTGGCGTTTTCACGGGTGGAAAACCTGCCCTTGGCCGTGTGCATGCTCGACCTCGATGGCTTCAAGGCCGTCAACGACGGGTATGGCCATGCCAGTGGCGATCGGCTGCTGGTGGAAGTCGCCAGGCGCCTGCGCAGCATCGTGCGTGGCGAAGACGTCGTGGCGCGGCTGGCCGGGGATGAGTTCGTCCTGGTGTTGCGCCATGTGCGAGGGATGGACGAATTGCATGCGGCCTTGAACCGGGTCCTGATCGCGGTTTCCATGCCTTATGTCATCGACGGCAAGGCCATCAACGTCTTTGCCAGCATCGGCGTCACGCTGTCTCCGTGGGACAACGAGGACGCCGACACGCTGCTGCGCCACGCCGACCAGGCGATGTACGTGGCCAAGCAGAGCGGTCGCAATCGCTTCCATCTGTTCGACGTTTCCAGGGACAAGGAAGTGCGGGCCACGTACCAGACCGTAGAGCGGGTGCGGCAGGCGCTGGCCGACAATGAGTTGCGGTTGCATTTTCAGCCAAAGGTCAATATGCGCGATGGTGTGGTGGTCGGGCTCGAGGCCTTGTTGCGCTGGAAGCATCCGCAGCGAGGCCTGGTGCCACCACGGGAATTCCTGCCGTTGGTGGAAGAGACCGATCTGATCGTCGACATCGGCGAATGGGTCATGGAACAGGTATTGACCCAGCTACAGCAATGGCAACGGACGGGACCGGGCTGGCCGGTCAGCATCAATATTTCGGCGCGGCATTTTCAGCGGGCGGACTTTGTCGAGCGGCTGCGGCAGGTACTGGAACGGCATCCGGCGGTGTCGCCGCGCATGC
This genomic interval from Pseudomonas alvandae contains the following:
- a CDS encoding putative bifunctional diguanylate cyclase/phosphodiesterase — encoded protein: MDKKYRRAVDAAAIFSETDLSGRITYVNDQFCSLFGYGRDELLGADHRVLNSGQHPSEFFSAMWRTIVLGKIWKGEICNRAKDGALHWVDTTLVPVIDEATGKIKRYLAIRFDVSEKRRLLHSLQWRVGHDVLTGLPNRTYLSELLDQALAFSRVENLPLAVCMLDLDGFKAVNDGYGHASGDRLLVEVARRLRSIVRGEDVVARLAGDEFVLVLRHVRGMDELHAALNRVLIAVSMPYVIDGKAINVFASIGVTLSPWDNEDADTLLRHADQAMYVAKQSGRNRFHLFDVSRDKEVRATYQTVERVRQALADNELRLHFQPKVNMRDGVVVGLEALLRWKHPQRGLVPPREFLPLVEETDLIVDIGEWVMEQVLTQLQQWQRTGPGWPVSINISARHFQRADFVERLRQVLERHPAVSPRMLDLQIVESVAVENLAHVSACLQACQALGVGFSLGGFGTGNCSLNDLKHLRTQTIKIDKTFVRDILNDRDDLALTEAVIGLARAFGRQVVAEGLDSLEHGQLLLDLGCEVAQGYFIARPMPARQIPGWVKTFIPPFQWQARPADQSEAALACDPSPRPV